TTTAGTTTTACTCAAACACTACAAAAGTGCTTAATATTTTAGCTTTAAAAAAACacctaaaataagtcaatccaaataggCTAATCTTGTGAACTAGTTGAGATGGAAATTGAAAAAGGAGATATGAATGGACATTCACACATAGGTGTTTATCAAGACCTATAAATATGTGATTTCTATATGTTTGAACGAGATATATACATACAACAAGTTGATTAAACTTGAAAACTAGAGATCTCGATAAAAAGAAATTCAGAGAAGGGGGACTATAATGTTGAGAATAAAAAGGTTCATCAAATGATAAAAAAGAGCTATTTGAACaaaattgtttttcttttggGATAGAGAAGAGTAAAATATAGCATCGAGTCTGTGAGCCTGGATTTAAGCTAAGGATTTCATCAAGTGTTAGAGAGAAACTTTAGCTTTCATGTCCAACAAACTAGATCCTACCTCTTTAACATCAAGGTGATGAATAACACTGTAATGCAATGTTTTTGTACCTCACTACTTAGCAACAGATGTCCTTCATTCCACTTTGAGAACAATCTTCATGAACTCATAGACGAAGTAGCTTATGGAGGCTGAAGGTAACACCTGAAGATTCAGAACATAACAAGTGAGGATGGGAAAGTCTTGATAGTTACAGAACATGACATGatatacttgaaattttgaatactctaatcatatacatatgcaAGTAAATTGAACTGAAATATGACAATCTCTCTAGCTCTGAATGAAGTACTCTTTCTGCTATTTAAGGAAAAACAGGGTCTATCCAATAAAAGGAAGGGGAAGCGTGAAAAGGCAGAAATTAGAAAGGCCACAACCCAGAATCTTGTTCTCTTAGTTTCCCCTCCTGCTATCCAGATTCATAGAAGTTTGTTCTTTCGGGGAAAAGAGATGAGATCTTAAGCCTTAAGATTTAGTTAAATATAGCTGATTTTGTTCTAATTAACTATGTTAACCTAAAGAAATATTGTAACCTCCATGCATATTAAGGAGCACACCGGTTGGGAAGAACATCGTATTCAGTTTCTGAGATTAAAATGAGTCATTTTCCAATTAAAAAGTTATCTCAAACATAATGGCATGGTTACACAGGTACTGGTACCTGTAGTAAACTAGGTATTAGTCCTGCATATAGAGCTGGAACTCCTCCATGTTCAATAATCTTCGCACATGTTGCCAGGGCACTTAGTTTAGATGCTCGGCCTTGTAATTGAAGTTGCCTTCTAATGACCTCAAATGGATAGGTTGCAGCTTCAGCACAAGCACCAGCAATAGCACCATGAAGTAAGGTCCTCATAGGTCCCAACTCAAGCTGGTCAAAAGCATTGAGCTCTGCACCCTGAACCTTCATATACTCTATTCTTTTCCTGCCTTCTGGTGAATGCAAATAAGCTGATTTTAATATGTCGTATACACCATAGAAAACAGCCGCTGCTGGGGCCATACTCAAAATGGAGGGTACTAGTCCCTTATAAAGAGAGAAGAATCCTTCAGTTCTGATCACGTGTTGGAAAGCTCCTACCACACCACCCAAGGCTTCTCCACCCCGTGCCACTAACTTGGTCCGGATCTGAAAGGCTTTAAATTATCAGGCAACATTGGAAATAACAAAGCAGAAGCCAGAGAAAAATCAACTTCCCCAACCATTAGGAGGATAATCGAATCTAATAAGAGCATttccataaattaaaaaaaaggaaaaatcaaTAATAAGGACATCAGATGATGTGAACAATTGcacattcatatttattaaaaacaaAAGATTGGTACACATTCTTATAGAAAAAGGAAATGCAAACTACTTCAGAGCAGCTGCTTTCATATTCAAATCAGAGACGTAAAAACTATGTACTAAAACCAGGCCTTTGATGCTAATAATTGACAGAATATCATTCCATGCACAAATTCAAAAATGCACTATGTTATATTAGAAGCATGTATCAGACCTGAAAGATAAGGGAGAAACTAGTCTGGTCCATATTCACAATAACAGACATTGTCCAGTACCCATTTTGTTTTGCTGGTTCCCTGATGGAGCTAAAATTGCTCTATTCTTCCAACTCGTTCCTTGATTTTCTCTTGGATAAAGCTGCGGTACgaaatctttctttcttcttttttttttcctgatcAGTAGCTGCTGTACTAAATTTTATACAGGTAATTTTGCTCCTTCACCCCTGCCATTTGCGCCATCTTCAGTTGGGACCCTTCTATTATTTgacttagaaaaagaaaaaaaaaacaaactaaatccTCAACTTCTCGACTAAGTCAGTTTTATTATAATTCAAAATGACACATTAAAATTCTAAGAttcttagttttattttattctgTATTCCAAAAGTTTTTCCCTTCTTTCGGTACCTAATGCATATCAATAAATagcaaaaacaaaaaaggaTGTGCTTAAGGATCTTCTAGTCATGATTCACAATGATGTGCCAACTAGTATGCGTTCTTGCTCAGAAGTTAGTTTGATTGAGGACGAGTAAAGCTTTAAAGTTTGAGGAAGTTGATAAGAGTCTATTAATCATCAATCTCTGTCCACAGCCTGAGGCTTTCCCTCAAGCACTGACCCATCTCCACAGTCCTTTTTTTTATAAGGTCTCACCTCCCTGGTCCTTTCTGCCCCTAGCTGGATTTACCTTTCCCCTTGTCACACCACTATCTCCTTCCACAACTCACCAATAATTactagaaaaaaacaaaaaaggttTAGAGGCAAAACCCGCTTGAAAAGTTAGAACTCATCAACAGATGAATCAGAAACAGCGTAACCACCGAATGTATCATGTTTTCATTCAGAAACTGTAAAATATACGAGAAATAGGACAGTTATGGATCAAAGATGGGATGGGTACATGATCATTGACACTTGAAGATAAGGGATCCAAAATATCAACCTACTTTCCTTCAATTACAGAACTAATTGTTTCATATGAAGAATCTCTTGTTTTTTGGTTGCTGAATTTCCGATGCAAATCAAAGTCTCACAAAAAGATATCTCCTTTCTACCAAAAGAAACCTATTATCAATAAATGACACAGATCAAATTGACAAGCAGCTAGAATTTGGCAGAACTTAAACCATAAGATTATGTGACAAAATGCCTCCTTTTTAACTCCACGTGCTAATTTTACGATTTAGGCCTATTTTTGGACTTCACTTGTACTTGCAGCCTTCCTTTTTCGATTGCTAGAAGATGAGAAATTGTATTGAAGGAATGGAAGAACCATGAGCAACATAAAAGGGCGTTTACTAAAGACGAGAAAAGAGCTCTGttattttccttttctcttGCTATTTGTGGATACAAACTGTACTagtaaagaaagaaaacaattaCATAGAACAATGGTACTAGAAAAGAAGTTCTTGTATTTGACAGTTCAGTCAACGGCTAGATCAAAATGCAAAAATTAATGCACTGACAGTTTTATGTGTTAATACACGAAATAGATGGGCTTAGTTAAAGATTATAAATATCAAAAGGATAAAAAATGcaattttccatatctcataACTCATGACTTACAGTGTCCAGTGGTAAGCACATCACAGTAGCAGTCACTCCAGCTGCAGCACCAGCAACAAACCGCTCGGCATTAGTGGTTTCTTCATTTCCTGATAATCTTAGGAGTTGCTTTCTGTATGTGTCAAAAGCACAAAAATTAACTGCCTTAAAAGGAGCAGTACGAAGGATATTGACCAAGTTCCCTTTCCAAAAGCCTCTCAAGCCTTGACTAGCAGCAATTGTTTTGATGAGCTCCAACAGCTGCTTCTGTTCACCACGAACTATATATTCCAGCTTTAGTCTTTCAAGTGGAGCAACAACAGTTCTGCTAAAACAAGATTTATTCAAACAGAGTTGAAGCAAAAGATAATTGTAAGCAGAAACTGAGTTCAAGATCGATCTGAAACTAACTACTTTAGACGAAACTTAGAAAGCATGAGTTATCTCAAACTTAAAAAATAGAAGGTATATAGAAGGATAAACTAGATTATATTTTACCAACTTTACTATTTTAACAAAtgtcaaataataaaatataaagaagttaACAGGTCTATTGCGTTAGTTTATACAATTAGTTGCCGACTCTGGCCATCACAATGTCAGAGAGAACATGGAACAAAGAACGAGAAAAGGAAATTGGAAGCATATGGAGACTTGAAAAAAGTGTACAGAGACTCAAAGAGAATGAAGGGGTAATTGACCAGGAATGGATGGAAAAGCCCTTATTCCAAAAAAATGAATGGACCAACCCTCTCTCTCCTCAATATAAAGCTCCAAATGGTTCAGAATAACGACCATTTCCCAAATTTCATCTTGGTGCAAATTGCAGAAAACTGCTAAAGATGATAAAGGCAATTTGTAAGCTTCACATAGTTACTTACCAAAAGGAGGGAAATATCTTTAACTCGAGGAATACAAAATTTAACTTCTTTGTATTCAgaaacagtatgattaagaatAAGTTAAAAACTTGAGCATAAGGAACATCTAGAGGCTTAATCCAAATTATTTTATTGGAAGTATTCAGATCATAATTGTTTTAGGTTGAAATGTGATGTTCCTCTTTTATATTTGAATGTCTTGTTTGActtttaaaaaagattttaaaacccTCTCCTTCCCTTcatcaaaacaaacaaaaaatgaaaataacacTAAACAACAATGATTTTAAATGGTCATAGCGTTGTAGAAATATGGATTACTTTATGAGTAACAGGTCGAACTTTTTGGGTAAAAGCTTACTTCTGATTCATCTCTATGTTGGAATGAGGTGTAGAAAGTGTgtcaaagaaaataatgatgCTTTTAGTTTAAGAAGCTGGACGTCAAGTTGACAAGATCCGAAAAcacacaataaacaacaacaacaacaagcccagtatagtcccaccatgtggggtttggggagggtaaagtgtacgcagacctaacccccaccttaaaaggtagggcggctgtttccgaaaaaccctcggcttaagaaagaagaacaagagaggagaaacaaggaaaacaagacataagtcagtagagccaagcatatcgaaaacaatataaaaatatgaataatgagagagagaaagtcagggtaggaaagaccGGAACgaaaggagcattaactactatagataaataggatacccaaagtaaaccggaccaacaaatataagcagtaatcaaatgcagaaatcaaatgttaataaacaaatgagcaaaactacgactactatggagaaaagataaaccacctagcccactatcttagtctgagtactccacagcctcctatctaaggtcatgtcctcggtgagctgcaactgtgtcatatcatgtctaatcacctcttcccaatacttcttcggcctccctttgcccctcctgaaatcgtccatagccaacctctcgcacctccgcactggagcatctaTGTCTCTCcacttcacatgcccaaaccatctcagtctcgcttcccgcatcttatcctccaccgatgccactcccaccttgtctcggatatcttaattcctaattctatccatcctagtgtgcccacacatccaccgcagcattcACATTTCCgcgactttcatcttctgaacatgaagtttcttgattggccaacactccgccccgtaCAATAGaatcggtctaaccaccactttgtagaacttgcctttgagttttggtggcactttcttgtcacacggcactccggaggcgagcctccatttcatccaccctgcaccaatacggtgtgaaacatcgtcgtcgatatccccatcttcctgtataatagacccaagatacttgaagtttcttttcttttgaatggcctgggtaccaagcctcacttccccatCAGTCTCACACGGCAGGCCACTGAacctgcactccaagtattctgtcttggtcctactcaatttaaatcctttagactccaacgtctATCTCCAGCCCTCCAGCTTGTCGTTAATCCGTTGCGAAtctcgtcaatcaggactatgtcatccgtgaACAAtatacaccaaggcacctcaccttgtatttgtcttgtcaattgatccatcaccagggcgaatagaaatgggctaagagccgatccctggtgcaaccccatcgtaacaagaaagtgctccgagtcccctcctaccatccttaccctggtcttagctccatcatacatgtctttaataGCTCTAATGTACGTCACAGGTATACATTtcgcctccaagcatctccataggacctctcttggcactttgtcataggccttttctaggtcaatgaatatcatgtgtaagtccctctttcgctccctatactgctccaccaatctccttacaatatgaatggcttctgtagtcgagCGCCCCGGCACAATATTCATCAAAATGAAGAGTAACTTAAAAGTGAGACAAAGGTTCAAAGTTTGAGCAAAATGGATGACCGTGCATGCCTTAAAAACATTGATTTATGACTTAACAGAAAATAGGCCCTTGATTCTGAAAAGAAGCCTAAGACAAAGGAGGGATAGCCTAGTAAAAAGGCCCACTACCTCAATGAGGTTGAGGTTTCGAGTCACCAAGCGAACAAAATAGGGGAAGGGCCACTGTTTGCTCCTGCATTGGGGAGCTTTAGTGGTGGGATTTACCATAACCAAAAGGAAAGGTAGACACCACACCATATCCCAATGCTTCATTCAACATTTTTTACCTTAAAACAACATGAGAAGCATAACTAGACCCATGACACTTTCATTCGTAACAGCAACATAGTGATATCGGATTATCTGAAGTAAATATGTCCACATTGTGACTTCTTCTTTATACTGTTATAATCTCTCTTGATTAACCATTACAGCTTCTTACCTCAAGGCAGAAGAATATCAGGATCAATCTCCAATC
This region of Solanum dulcamara chromosome 9, daSolDulc1.2, whole genome shotgun sequence genomic DNA includes:
- the LOC129904558 gene encoding probable mitochondrial adenine nucleotide transporter BTL3, with protein sequence MTGVHTIWFKHLESQTLLENPDTILFSGGLFLDPLIPSSITTNFLKISSIDDSSELHFPISRRSRPIFRREKKSVRAGFGGKFLCLSLSVKKSTGVVGNSSECLLSNGDESLKVEETSNGDERKRNIGLRGRGAVNTSKHLWAGAVAAMVSRTVVAPLERLKLEYIVRGEQKQLLELIKTIAASQGLRGFWKGNLVNILRTAPFKAVNFCAFDTYRKQLLRLSGNEETTNAERFVAGAAAGVTATVMCLPLDTIRTKLVARGGEALGGVVGAFQHVIRTEGFFSLYKGLVPSILSMAPAAAVFYGVYDILKSAYLHSPEGRKRIEYMKVQGAELNAFDQLELGPMRTLLHGAIAGACAEAATYPFEVIRRQLQLQGRASKLSALATCAKIIEHGGVPALYAGLIPSLLQVLPSASISYFVYEFMKIVLKVE